The genomic DNA CTTGTCGACCGCCCGCGAGATCTCGGTGAACAGGTCGGCGGTGTCGGGATCGCCGGCCTCGTCGGTCTCGTCGATGTTCTGCCGCACCGCGTTGGCGTAGGCGGCGTAGCTGTCGATCAGCGCGGCGATGTGGTCGGCGATGGCGTAGATGCCGGTCGGGTAGGCCGGCAGCTTGGTGCGCTCGGCGACCGCCTGGGTCGAGCCGAAGGCCGTGGCGCCGAGCTGGACCGCGCGCTCCGCGACGCTGTCGTTCAGCTCGTCGAGCTGGGTGCGGAACCCGTCGAGCATCTCGTGGACGCCGATGAATTGGGGGCCCTTGAGGTTCCAGTGGGCCTGCTTGATCGCCAGGGCCAGATCGATGCCGTCCGCGAGCCGCGCGTTGAGCGCCTCGATCGAGACCTTCTTGGCGTTCGAGTCGGTGTTGTTGCGGGTCTTGTGCGTCCGCGGGGTGTTGCTGGTGCCGGTGTCGGCCATGCTCTCGCTCCGTGAGCCGGTAAGGTTCGGATGCGAAAAGTGCCGATCGGCCCCCAGGTTCCCGCAGGCGCGAAGGATCCGCGGGAGGGCGGCGGCTTTGCCGCGGCGGGGCCGGGCCGTTCTAGCGCCGGCGGCCCGGGCGGGCCATCCAGTCGGACCGGTTGCCGCGGGGCGCGGTCTCGCCGACCTGGATGCGCGACAGCTCCGCCGAGCGCGCGGCGATCCAGCCGGCATGCTCGGCGACCGGCGTCACGGCGGTGAAGCCCCCGCAGGCGGTCCGGCGCGCGCCCTGCTGCAGGGCGCCGCTCGACCAGCTCACCACGCCGACGATCCGGTAGCCGCCGGGGCCGCCGGTCAGGATCGGGCCGCCGGAATCGCCCAGGCAGGCGCCGGCGCCCGAGGTCTCCGCCATGCGCCGCCGGTCGGTCACGACGGTCACCCGGTTGGCGACCTGGAGCGAGCCGATCGACACGAGGTGGGCGAGCCGCAGGATCCGCGCCGAGTTCCGCCGGTTCTCGGCCACCACACCGAAGCCCGCGATGTCCACGGGCTGCCCGTCGGTGATCGAGGCCGCGCCCCGGGGATCGAGGGGCACGAAATCGGTGCCGAGGGGCTGCTCGAGCTTGAGCAGCGCCAGGTCGACGCCGGGCTGGTCCTCGGGGGTCGTCCCGGGCACGAAGTCCGGGTGCATGGAGGCGGTGATCACCGCGGTCCGGTGCTGGCGGAAGTTCCGGTCGACGCTGATCACCGTGTAGCCGGCCGGCCGCATCACGCAGTGGGCCGCGCTGAGCACGAGGTCCGGGGCGATCAGCGTCCCCGAGCAGATCTCGCCCTCGGTGCTCTCGATACGCACCACGAAGCTGCGCGCCCCGTTCGGGTCCCGCGTCGTCGTGCCGTTGATCACCGCCGCCGCGGGCGTGGGCAGCAGGCCGCCGAGGGCGCCGAGCAGCGACAGGCCCAGGATCCCGCCCCACAGGCCGCCGCGCAGGCTGCGCTCGCGGGGACCGGCCTTTCGGATCGGGCGAGGGGACATCGGGAACTCCGGGCGCGCGCGGGCGCGGGTGGGGCGCGGGTGGGGGACGCCGGAGGCGGCGCCGAGACGGCCTAGGGCACGGCACCCTAGAGGAAGCGAGCCTAGAGCAAGGCAATAGCCCGGCCAAGCTGAGGTTCCCTGGGCGCACCGCGCCGCGACGCTACTGCGCCCAGCGCGCCGTCCGGTTCCAGCCGTCGAGCACGCGGTCGATCCAGCCCCGCTGCGGCCCCACCAGGACGCCCTGGGTCAGGCCGCCGCAGGCGCCGCCGATCCAGGCCGACACGGCCAGCACCGCCCCGTCCGGTCCCGCGATCGGGCCGCCGGAATCGCCCTGGCAGGCGCCGCCGCCCGCGCCCTTGAGCCAGACCAGGATGCGGCTCGGCCCGTAGGGCTCGATCACCGGCAGGCCGAGGCTGCGATAGGTGCCGGTGGAGCGCGGGTCGCCGGGCCTGGCCGCGCCGTAGCCCGCCAGGGTCAGGGTCTCGCCCGCCCGCGCCGGGGCGGCGCTCAGGGTCACGGGCGCGAAGCGCGCGGGCAGCGGCGTCGCGGTGCGCAGCAGCGCGAGGTCGACGGAGCGCCGCCGGGCCGCGGCCGCGCCGGCATCGTAGCCCGGATGGAGCGCCTGCGCGGCGACGTCGACGAGCACGGGCGCCCCGGCGGCGTCGCGGAAATGGACGCGGTGCTCCCGCGCGTCGGCGAGGCAGTGGCCGGCGGTCAGCACCGTGTCGGGGGCGAGCACCACGCCGGTGCAGACGCCGCCCCTCGACGACAGGACCATCACGGCCCCGCCGGCCGGCGCCTCGGTGCCGCCGACGATCGCCCGCGCCGGGACGGCCGCGAGAGCCAGGATCGCCGTCAGCATCGCCGCCAGGATCGCCGTCAGGGCCGTCGCCGGCGCGGCGCGGGCCGCGGGGCGGCGCTTCGAGATCGGCATCGGACCACCTGCAGAGAGACGCGCGATGATCCCGTTACGCATCGCCGCCGCCGCCGTCGAGCCGGTGGGCGTGCCCGACCTGCGCGCCTACCTGCGCGTCGACTCCGACGCGGGCGCCGACGAGGACGGCCTGCTCCAGGCCCTGATCGCGGCGGCGCGCGCGAGCCTGGAGGTCGAGACCCGGCGGATCCTGGTCCCGGGGCGGTACCGGATCGCCCTGTCCGCCTGGCCGCCCGACGGGCAGGTGCCGCTGCCCCTGAGCCCGCTGGTCGCGGTCCTCCGCGCCGGCCTCGCGGATCCGTCCGGAGGCGTCACCGACCTCGACGCCGGGCTGGTGCGCCTCGGCCCCGACCCGGACGCGGCGCCGTCCCTGCGGGTCGACCCGTCCGCGCCGGATCCCGCCGGCCGCACCATCCTGATCGAGGTCGCGGCCGGGTACGGCGGCGACGGGCCCCCGCTCCCCGAGCCCCTGCGCCTCGCGGTCCTGCGCCTCGCGGCCGCCCGCTACGAGCATCGCGGCGACGAGCCCGACGCCGCCCGCACCGACACCGCCGCCCTCGCCGCGCCGTTCCGGCGCCTGCGGCTGTGATCCTCGCACCCGGAGCTGCCCCGATGGCGATCTCGCCCCAACGCCCAGCCCTCGGCGCGCGGCGCCGCCGCTTCGTGCTCGAGCGGCCCCTGGAAGAGCCGGACGGGTTCGGGGGCGTGCTGCGCCGCTACGTGGCCGGCCCGGTCCTGTGGGGCGCCATGGCCCCGGCGGGGCTCGCCGACCGCCCGGCCGGCGGCCGCACCGACACGCGGCCCGCCTACCGCGTCACCCTGCGGAGCCGGGCCGCGCTCGACCCGACCATGCGCCTCGCCGCCGGGCCGCGCCGCTTCGCGATCCGCGCCGTCGCCGAGCCCGACGCGCGGGGCCGCGACCTGGTCTGTCACGTCGAGGAACTGCCCGGTGAGGGCCGGTCGTGAGCGATCCGGGCCCGCTCCTGGCGCTCCGCGCCGGCCTGATCGCCCGCTTCGCCGCCGACGCCGCCCTGGCCGCCCTCCTGGGCGGCCGGGTCCGGCTCTACGATGAGCCGCCGCGGGGCACGCTCCCGGTCTACGCGCTGTTCGGCGAGTCCGAGATCACCGACGCGTCCGTCGACGGCGCCGAGCGCCACCGGCACAGCCACGCGATCGCGGTGATCGCTCAGGCAGGCTCGGTGCGCACCGCCCTCGACGCCGCGGCGCGGATGGCGGCGCTGCTCGCGGACGGGGCGACGCCCCTCGTCCTGCCGCTGGCCGGCTGCCGGCTCGTCACCCTCCGGGTGCGGGCCGTCCGCGCCCACCGCGACGCCCGGACCGGCGAGGCGCGGGCGACCCTGACGGTCGAGGCCGTCACCGAGAACCTGTGAGGAGGGTGCCGATGGGCGCGCAGAAGGGCAAGGACCTGCTGATCCGGGCCGGCGACGGCGCGGGCGGCTTCGCGGCGGTGGCGGGCCTGCGCAGCCGCCAGATCACCCTCAACGCCGAGACCGTCGACGTCACCAACGCCGATTCCGCCGGGCGCTGGCGCGAGCTGCTCGCCGGGGCCGGGGTGCGGCGGGCCGCGATCGCCGGCTCCGGCGTGTTCCGCGACCAGGCCTCGGACGCGCGCCTGCGGCTGCTGTTCTTCGAGGGCGCGGTCGAGGCGTTCCAGATCGTGATCCCGGCCTTCGGGATCCTAGAGGGTCCGTTCCAGATCGCGAGCCTGGAGTACCGGGGCGACCATGCCGGCGAGGTCACCTTCGACATGAGCCTCGAATCCGGCGGCGCGCTCGCCTTCGCGGCGGTCTGAGCGCCGTGGCCAACCGGATCCGCGGCGAGGTGCCGCTCACCCTCGGCGGGCGGCGCTACACCCTCTGCCTCACCCTCGGGGCGCTCGCCGAGCTGGAGGCCGCGCTCCAGGCCGGCGACCTCGCGGGCCTCGCCGCGCGCTTCGCGGGCGGGCGCGTCTCGGCCCGCGACCTGATCGCCCTCCTGGGCGTCGTCCTGCGGGGCGGCGGCCACGACCTCGACGACGCGGCGGTGGCGCGGCTGCCGCTGGCGGGCGGGCTCGACGCCGTCTCGGCCGCCCTGGGCGACGTCCTGGCGGCCGCCTTCGGGGAAGCGCCGGGCGGGGAGGCGCCGGGCCCGGCAAACCCTCCCTAGGGCCGGGCGCGGACCTGCCGCCGCGTCCGGCCCCGGGCCGCTTCCCCTGGGACGACGCCCTGGCCCTCGGCCTCGGCGCGCTGGGCTGGCGACCCCGCGACTTCTGGTCGGCGACGCCGCGCGAGTTCGCCGCCGCGCTCGGCCGGCGCGCCGGCCCGGAACCTCTGACCCGCGCCGCCTTCGCGCGGCTCCTCGCCGCCCATCCCGACCCACCGTGAGGCACCGCCATGGCCGAGACCGACGCGCAGG from Methylobacterium radiotolerans JCM 2831 includes the following:
- the dps gene encoding DNA starvation/stationary phase protection protein Dps → MADTGTSNTPRTHKTRNNTDSNAKKVSIEALNARLADGIDLALAIKQAHWNLKGPQFIGVHEMLDGFRTQLDELNDSVAERAVQLGATAFGSTQAVAERTKLPAYPTGIYAIADHIAALIDSYAAYANAVRQNIDETDEAGDPDTADLFTEISRAVDKHLWFLEAHVQEPTGTLRDGNAGR
- a CDS encoding S1 family peptidase; translated protein: MSPRPIRKAGPRERSLRGGLWGGILGLSLLGALGGLLPTPAAAVINGTTTRDPNGARSFVVRIESTEGEICSGTLIAPDLVLSAAHCVMRPAGYTVISVDRNFRQHRTAVITASMHPDFVPGTTPEDQPGVDLALLKLEQPLGTDFVPLDPRGAASITDGQPVDIAGFGVVAENRRNSARILRLAHLVSIGSLQVANRVTVVTDRRRMAETSGAGACLGDSGGPILTGGPGGYRIVGVVSWSSGALQQGARRTACGGFTAVTPVAEHAGWIAARSAELSRIQVGETAPRGNRSDWMARPGRRR
- a CDS encoding S1 family peptidase, whose translation is MPISKRRPAARAAPATALTAILAAMLTAILALAAVPARAIVGGTEAPAGGAVMVLSSRGGVCTGVVLAPDTVLTAGHCLADAREHRVHFRDAAGAPVLVDVAAQALHPGYDAGAAAARRRSVDLALLRTATPLPARFAPVTLSAAPARAGETLTLAGYGAARPGDPRSTGTYRSLGLPVIEPYGPSRILVWLKGAGGGACQGDSGGPIAGPDGAVLAVSAWIGGACGGLTQGVLVGPQRGWIDRVLDGWNRTARWAQ
- a CDS encoding head-tail connector protein, translating into MIPLRIAAAAVEPVGVPDLRAYLRVDSDAGADEDGLLQALIAAARASLEVETRRILVPGRYRIALSAWPPDGQVPLPLSPLVAVLRAGLADPSGGVTDLDAGLVRLGPDPDAAPSLRVDPSAPDPAGRTILIEVAAGYGGDGPPLPEPLRLAVLRLAAARYEHRGDEPDAARTDTAALAAPFRRLRL
- a CDS encoding head-tail adaptor protein; translated protein: MAISPQRPALGARRRRFVLERPLEEPDGFGGVLRRYVAGPVLWGAMAPAGLADRPAGGRTDTRPAYRVTLRSRAALDPTMRLAAGPRRFAIRAVAEPDARGRDLVCHVEELPGEGRS
- the gp17 gene encoding tail completion protein gp17, which codes for MSDPGPLLALRAGLIARFAADAALAALLGGRVRLYDEPPRGTLPVYALFGESEITDASVDGAERHRHSHAIAVIAQAGSVRTALDAAARMAALLADGATPLVLPLAGCRLVTLRVRAVRAHRDARTGEARATLTVEAVTENL
- a CDS encoding phage major tail protein, TP901-1 family — translated: MGAQKGKDLLIRAGDGAGGFAAVAGLRSRQITLNAETVDVTNADSAGRWRELLAGAGVRRAAIAGSGVFRDQASDARLRLLFFEGAVEAFQIVIPAFGILEGPFQIASLEYRGDHAGEVTFDMSLESGGALAFAAV
- a CDS encoding gene transfer agent family protein; protein product: MANRIRGEVPLTLGGRRYTLCLTLGALAELEAALQAGDLAGLAARFAGGRVSARDLIALLGVVLRGGGHDLDDAAVARLPLAGGLDAVSAALGDVLAAAFGEAPGGEAPGPANPP
- a CDS encoding phage tail assembly chaperone, which translates into the protein MPPRPAPGRFPWDDALALGLGALGWRPRDFWSATPREFAAALGRRAGPEPLTRAAFARLLAAHPDPP